The proteins below come from a single Nocardiopsis gilva YIM 90087 genomic window:
- a CDS encoding ferredoxin, with the protein MRVKVDFDRCESNAVCMGILPEVFEVRDDDFLYILQEEPPEELRDKVEECVRMCPKQAISVED; encoded by the coding sequence ATGCGGGTGAAGGTGGACTTCGATCGTTGCGAGAGCAACGCGGTCTGCATGGGCATCCTGCCCGAGGTGTTCGAGGTTCGCGACGACGACTTCCTCTACATCCTGCAGGAGGAGCCGCCCGAGGAACTCCGCGACAAAGTGGAGGAATGCGTACGGATGTGTCCCAAACAGGCCATCAGCGTCGAGGACTGA
- a CDS encoding NAD(P)/FAD-dependent oxidoreductase produces the protein MRDIVIVGAGMAGLHTAEALRDAGFDGTVTLIGDEPHRPYSRPPLSKEVLTGKGTPKSLPLREDAAIDALGLDLRLGRRAERLLTDEKAVLLDDGARVDYDGLVIATGARARRPRTDLAGVHTLRSLEDAEAVRAAFTEPGGHVVVVGAGFIGSEVAASARACGWEVTLVEAEPTPLTRVVDPRIGTVLTDLHRDSGVDVRLGVGVTGFEGEGRVERVLLADGSAIEASLVVAGLGVELNTEWLAGSGVKLDEGGAVLCDAQVATTVPDVYAVGDLANWPHPRYGGRVRLEHWTNAGEQAVVAAHNLLAGESGTDRRDYTPVPYFWSDQYGMKIQLLGQAAPADTVEFVHGSPEDRKFVAFLGRSGQLIGVLGLRSTPKTMRYRALLEKPTAWDDALAAAGFSPRR, from the coding sequence ATGCGCGACATCGTCATCGTCGGAGCGGGCATGGCCGGACTGCACACGGCGGAGGCACTGCGCGACGCCGGGTTCGACGGCACGGTCACGCTGATCGGCGACGAACCCCACCGCCCCTACTCCCGGCCCCCGCTGTCCAAGGAGGTCCTCACCGGCAAGGGCACGCCGAAAAGCCTCCCCCTGCGCGAGGACGCCGCGATCGACGCGCTCGGCCTGGACCTGCGGCTCGGGCGCCGCGCCGAGCGGCTGCTCACCGACGAGAAGGCGGTCCTGCTCGACGACGGCGCCCGGGTGGACTACGACGGCCTCGTCATCGCGACGGGGGCGCGCGCCCGCCGTCCCCGCACCGACCTGGCGGGCGTGCACACGCTGCGCTCGCTCGAGGACGCCGAGGCGGTGCGCGCCGCATTCACCGAACCTGGCGGGCACGTCGTGGTCGTCGGCGCCGGGTTCATCGGATCCGAGGTCGCGGCCAGCGCTCGGGCGTGCGGTTGGGAAGTGACGCTGGTCGAGGCGGAGCCCACGCCGCTGACCCGGGTCGTCGACCCGCGCATCGGCACGGTCCTGACCGACCTGCACCGCGACAGCGGGGTGGACGTGCGGCTGGGCGTCGGCGTCACCGGGTTCGAGGGCGAGGGCCGCGTAGAGCGGGTGCTGCTGGCCGACGGCAGCGCGATCGAGGCGTCGCTGGTCGTGGCCGGGCTCGGGGTGGAGCTGAACACCGAGTGGCTGGCGGGGTCGGGGGTCAAGCTGGACGAGGGCGGCGCGGTGCTGTGCGACGCCCAGGTCGCGACGACCGTGCCGGACGTGTACGCGGTCGGGGACCTGGCGAACTGGCCGCACCCGCGCTACGGCGGCCGGGTCCGCCTGGAGCACTGGACCAACGCCGGGGAGCAGGCGGTCGTCGCAGCGCACAACCTGCTCGCCGGGGAGAGCGGTACCGACCGGCGCGACTACACCCCGGTGCCCTATTTCTGGTCCGACCAGTACGGGATGAAAATCCAGCTGCTCGGCCAGGCCGCACCGGCCGACACCGTGGAGTTCGTGCACGGATCGCCCGAGGACCGCAAGTTCGTGGCGTTCCTCGGACGGTCCGGACAACTCATCGGCGTCCTGGGCCTGCGCTCCACACCGAAGACCATGCGCTACCGCGCGCTCCTGGAGAAGCCGACGGCGTGGGACGACGCCCTGGCGGCGGCCGGGTTCAGTCCTCGACGCTGA
- a CDS encoding asparaginase: MPATQQSVYAPLAEIVRSGLREGVHFGTVVGLTASGEVAYARGDIQAPMFPRSSAKPFQALASLRAGAPIAGAQIAIAAGSHNGEQIHTTLAEKMLAESGLTPDALGCPTDWPLGPQARRELTIAGGEPTRLHMNCSGKHAAMLGACVAQGWDTATYLAPDHPLQRMVRATLEEKCGEPIAHTAVDGCGAPQLAVSLIGLARGIQAMVRSPEDSHEAAVVRAMRDFPEYVAGEGRDDTTLMRRMPGVISKIGAEGVIVVAAPTGETVAVKMSDGDPKARSRTMVGLTALRALGVDITPVEDMLSAPVLGGGEPVGEIRPIAE; this comes from the coding sequence ATGCCCGCAACGCAGCAGTCCGTCTACGCCCCGCTCGCCGAGATCGTTCGGTCCGGGCTGCGCGAGGGTGTGCACTTCGGCACGGTCGTCGGGCTCACGGCCTCCGGTGAGGTCGCCTACGCGCGCGGTGACATCCAGGCTCCCATGTTCCCGCGTTCCTCCGCCAAGCCGTTCCAGGCGCTGGCGTCCCTGCGTGCCGGGGCCCCGATCGCCGGCGCGCAGATCGCGATCGCCGCCGGGAGCCACAACGGTGAGCAGATCCACACCACCCTCGCGGAGAAGATGCTCGCCGAGTCCGGCCTGACGCCCGACGCGCTGGGCTGCCCCACCGACTGGCCGCTGGGGCCGCAGGCCCGCAGGGAGCTGACGATCGCCGGCGGCGAGCCGACCCGCCTGCACATGAACTGCTCCGGCAAGCACGCCGCCATGCTCGGCGCCTGCGTCGCGCAGGGCTGGGACACCGCGACCTACCTCGCCCCCGACCACCCCCTGCAGCGGATGGTCCGCGCGACCCTGGAGGAGAAGTGCGGCGAGCCGATCGCCCACACCGCGGTCGACGGCTGCGGAGCGCCGCAGCTGGCCGTCTCCCTGATCGGCCTGGCCCGGGGGATCCAGGCGATGGTCCGGTCTCCCGAGGACAGCCACGAGGCCGCGGTCGTGCGGGCGATGCGCGACTTCCCGGAGTACGTGGCCGGTGAGGGTCGCGACGACACCACGCTGATGCGCCGCATGCCGGGAGTGATCTCCAAGATCGGCGCCGAGGGCGTCATCGTCGTGGCCGCGCCCACCGGCGAGACCGTCGCGGTGAAGATGAGCGACGGCGACCCGAAGGCGCGCTCGCGCACCATGGTGGGTCTGACCGCGCTGCGCGCGCTCGGTGTCGACATCACCCCGGTGGAGGACATGCTGTCCGCCCCCGTTCTCGGCGGCGGGGAGCCGGTGGGCGAGATCCGGCCGATCGCCGAGTAG